Below is a window of Corynebacterium kalinowskii DNA.
CGGCGGGAGGAAGCGAATGAAGCGGGAAACACCGAGTGCGGCGGCGAGATCCTGGTAGGTGGTCGAGTGAGTCGCATTGCCGGAAGGGCCACCACAGATGACGACTGAAAAGTCGCGGTTCGGGTCGCGGCGCACGAGCTCAGCCACGGCCTGAATCAGGACGTCGGGTCCCTTAAATACCTGTAGGCGTCCGACGAAGGCGATGACCTTGGTGTGCAGCGGAATGCCCAGGTAGCGGCGGGAACGCTCGGTGGCGCGATCATTGCCGGGGTTGAAAAGTTCAATGTCCACGCCCGGCGCGACCACAGCAACCTTGTCTTCCTCGGTGTCATAGTGCATCGCCAGATCCTTCGACTCCTCGGGAGTGTTCACCACCAGACAGTCGGCGTTGTCAGCGATCTGTTGTTCGCAAATGCGACGCGCCTCGGACTCCACTGTGTCGTGAGCGGTGCGGTGCGCGTTCTTCACCGCGGCGAGCGTGTGGGAGGTGTGGACGAGGGGAACGCGCCAGACGTCGCGAAGCAGCCAGCCCACTTGACCCGAAAGCCAATAGTGCGAATGCACAAGGTCATAAGTGAGATCGTGGCAGCGCGTGAAAACCAGGATTCCGCCGGCGAAAGCTGCGAGTTGGGTCGGCAGTTCCTCCTTCGAAAGTCCCTCATAAGGGCCAGCGACAATATTGATTACTCGAAGGTGCTCGGCCACCTGCACGACTTCGCCCTGGCTCGGGCGAGTCGCACGGGTATAGACGTCCACGTCAATCCCCTGCTTGGCCAGCTCGCGGGCCGAGTTCAAGATGTAGACGTTCATTCCGCCGGCATCACCTTGCCCTGGCTGCTGGAGCGGAGAGGTGTGCATGGAGATCATCGCAATGCGCATAGGAAATAGTGTAGGCAGATTTTCGCCCCCTGGATATTCCCTCCTGAATTATCCACGGGTGTCTACCGGCTGACAGGAAAGACCTATACTGGCTCCAACCTACGAACCGATGAAAGGTCTTGTCATGTCTGCCCTCCAATCCGAAACTTGGCTCAAGTATTTCCCGGAGTGGGTACCGCACCGCCTGGATTATGCAGACACCACGATCCTGGATTGCTACGACAACAACCTGGCAAAGAACCCAGACAAGACCGCCACGAACTTTTTCGGACGCACCCAGACCTATGCCGAGGTGGATCGACAGGTACGCCGAGCGGCGGCAGGTCTTAAGGCATTCGGTGTCCGCCCGGGCGATCGGGTAGCTATCCTGCTGCCGAACTGCCCGCAACACCTGATCGCCTTCTACGCAGTGGTCAAGCTCGGAGCGATCGTGGTGGAACACAATCCGCTCTACACCGCGCACGAGCTGGAGCACCCGTTCCAAGATCACGGCGCGCGGATCGCGATCTGCTGGGACAAGGCCGCGGGCATGCTGGAGCAGCTACGTTCCTCGACCCCGCTGGAGACAATCATTTCGGTGGATATGACGCAGGCGATGCCCGCTGTGCAGCGCGCGGCGCTCAAGCTGCCCGTGCCAAAGCTGCGGAAGCTCCGTAACAAAATCACGGCGGAAGCACCTAACACGGTGCCGTGGGAGGCCCTGGTCGGTTCGGCCATCGGTGGCGACGGCAACGACATCGTCTCTCCTGCAGACATCACCACGGAGTCGATCGCGCTCATTCTTTATACGTCCGGAACCACGGGCGCCCCGAAGGGCGCGCAGCTCTCGCACGGCAACCTGATGGCGAACGTGATCCAAGGCAAGTATTGGGTTCCGAACCTCGGCGAGCAAAAGGAAGTCTTCCTGGCTGCGCTGCCGTTCTTCCATGCCTATGGCATGACCTTCCTGGTACTCGAGGGCGTGTATGTAGGCGCGGAGATCGTGATGCTGCCGTCACCGGACATGAAGCTGATCATGAAGGTGATGAAGAAGTACCAGCCGACGTGGATTCCTGGGGTACCAACGCTCTACGAAAAGATCATCGAGGCAGCACTCGAGCACAATGTGGATATCTCCTGCGTCCGCGCTGCCTTTTCCGGTGCCTCCTCCCTGCCGGTCAGCACGGTGGAAAAGTGGGAAACGCTCACCGGTGGCCGACTGGTAGAAGGCTACGGCCTCACCGAATGCTCGCCCATCGTCACCGGCAACCCGATGACCGCCAATCGGCGCCCCGGCTACATCGGCGTCCCGTTCCCGGACACGCTGGTGCGGATCGCGAACCCGGACAACCTCGACGATACGATGCCTGACGGCACGGAAGGTGAAGTCCTAGTCAAGGGCCCGCAGGTGTTCCACGGTTACCTCAACCAACCTGAAGCCACCGCCGAGTCCTTCCACGACGGCTGGTACCGCACCGGAGACGTCGGAGTGATGGAAGAAGACGGCTTCGTCCGCCTCGTCGCCCGCATTAAAGAGATCATCATCACAGGTGGCTTTAACGTGTACCCCGGCGAGGTCGAAGAGGTCCTCCTCGAGCACCCAGATGTGGAACAGTGCGCCGTGGTGGGAATGCCACGCGACGACGGTTCCGAAACGGTCTGCGCCGCCATCACGCTGGCAGAAGGCGCTGCCATGGACCCAGAAGGACTCAAGGAATACTGCCGTCAGCAGCTCACCAGGTACAAGGTTCCCCGGGCCTTTTATCACTTCGAGGAGCTGCCAGCGGACCAGTTGGGCAAGATCCGGCGTCGAGAAGTGCAAGAGCAGCTCATCGCCCGTTACCGCTCGTGAGACTATACTTTCTAGCAGGAAACTGCAACGGAAAGGTGACTCACCGTGTCTGCTTACGAAACCAAGGCCTGGCTGGACCTTTACGCGGATTGGACCCCGCACACCCTCGAGTACGGTGAGGGCACGCTTCTCGACGCCTACGACGCGACCGTCAAGGAACACGCGGATCGCGTCGCCACGAACTTCTTTGGCCGAACCCAGACTTACGCGGAGCTTGATCGCACGGTTCGCCGGGCCGCCGCAGGTCTCAAGGCGTTCGGTGTCCGACCTGGCGATCGGGTCGCGATCCTGCTGCCGAACTGCCCGCAACACGTTGCCGCATTCTTTGCCGTCTTGAAGCTCGGCGCGACCGTGGTGGAGCACAACCCGCTGTACACCTCCCATGAACTCGAGCACCCATTCCACGACCACGGTGCCCGCATCGCAATCTGCTGGGACAAGGCTGCTCCAACCCTGGAGAAGCTGCGTAACTCCACGTCGCTGGAGACGATCGTGTCGGTGAACATGATCGAGGCGATGCCAAGTGCACAACGCTTTGCCCTGCGCCTACCTGTTCCGCAGCTGCGAAAGATGCGCGACAAGCTCTCCGGCGATGCCCCGAACGCGGTGCCATGGGAGCTGCTCATCGGCGACGCCATCGGCGGCAGCGGCGCAACCCTGGACGCTCCACAGGAGACCACAAAGGATTCCATCGCCCTGATCCTGTACACCTCGGGCACGACAGGTACTCCGAAGGGCGCTCAGCTTTCCCACGGAAACCTCATGGCGAACGTCGCCCAATCTATGGCTTGGGTCCCGGGTCTTGGCGATTCCAAGGAACGATTCCTCGCTTGTTTGCCAATGTTCCACGCCTACGGCCTGACCACCAACGTGCTCATCGGCATATCCTGTGGCGCCGAACTGATGCTGCTGCCTGCGCCGGACATGAAGCTGATCATGAAGATCATGCGCAAGGACACCCCTACCTTCCTGCCTGGTGTGCCGACCCTGTACGAAAAGATCGCTGAGGCAGCTGAAGATGCCAACGTGGACATTACGGGCGTGCGCAACTCCTTCTCAGGCGCTTCTGCCCTCCCAGCTGCGATTGTCGAGCGCTGGGAGAATCTCACCGGTGGCCGTCTCGTGGAAGGCTACGGCCTGACCGAGTGCTCCCCGATCGTGGTCGGTAACCCGATGGACGGTGGACGTCGCCCCGGATACATTGGCCTGCCGTTCCCTGACACCATCGTGCGCATTGCTAACCCGGACAACCTGGACGAGACCCTGCCGGACGGCAAAGAAGGCGAAGTCCTGCTCAAAGGCCCACAGGTGTTCCAGGGCTACCTCAACCAGCCAGCAGCCACCGCGGAATCCTTCCACGACGGCTGGTACCGCACCGGAGATGTCGGTTTCATGGAACCGGATGGCTTCATCAAGTTGGTTGCCCGCATCAAGGAAGTCATCATCACGGGCGGCTTCAACGTCTACCCGGTCGAGGTAGAGGATGTGCTCAAGGGCCACCCTGACGTGCTTGCGTGCGCTGTAGTCGGCTTGCCACGGCCCGACGGCTCTGAAAACGTCTGCGCCGCTGTCACTCTCGTCGAAGGCGCCGCCATGGATCCGGAGGGCCTCAAGTCCTACTGCCGCGAGCAGCTCACCCGATACAAGGTCCCGCGCACCTTCTACCACTTCGAGGCGCTGCCGCAGGACCAGATGGGTAAGATCCGCCGTCGCGAAGTTCGCGAGCAGCTGATCGAGCGGTACGTGAAGTAGCTAGCTAAAGCTCGACCCCGACCCATACCGGTTCCGGCACGAGCTGCACGCCGAACTTGTCGTCCACGCCGGCCACGACGTCGCGAGCTAAGGCCACCAAGTCATCCGTGGTGGCCTCGCCACGGTTAGTGAGCGCCAGGGTGTGCTTGGTGGACAAGGTCGCGCGTCCCTTACCCGGGTAGCCCTTCGGGAACCCGGCGCGCTCGATGAGCCACGCCGCGGAGAGCTTAGATTGGTCGGTGCCCGCGACCGGGTAGCACGGCATGTTGTCCTCGCCGGTTACGCGCCGCACGTAGTCGGCCACGCGATTATCGACGGTCGGGTTGGTGAAGAAAGAGCCCGCTGACCAAGTATCGTGGTCCTCCGGATCCAGGACCATGCCCTTGCCACGACGCAGCTCCAAGACTTTTTCACGGACCTCGCCCGCAGGCCGACGCTCGCCGGGCTCGGTGGCGCCGAGCCTGCGGGCGAGCTCACCAAAGCGCAGCGGAGCAGAAAGCCCATCTAGCGTGAGCTGCAGCTCAATGGCGAGCACGACAGCGCGGGCAGTGAACTTCAGATTGGAGTATCGGTAAGCCAACTCCAAAGAAGTAGCTGGCTGCCACGACACGTCACCGGTGGCGCGGTCGAGGATGCGGACTTGCGTGAGCACGCTCGAGATTTCCGCGCCGTATGCGCCAACGTTTTGTACGGGCACTGCGCCGGCAGAACCAGGAATGCCAGACAAGCACTCGATACCGCCCAAACCGGCATCCAGCGAGAGCGCCACAACGTCATCCCACTCGGCACCGGCTTCCGCGCGCAGCAGACCAGTACCCGGATTGATGGAAATGGCATCGAAGTCGAGGACGACCGCCACAATATCTAGATCGCCGTCAGCGACAACAAGATTCGACCCGCCTCCTACGACGAGGAGGGGGACGGAATGGGCGTCGAGAAGCGTGACGAGCTTGATTGCTGCGGCCTGCGACATACAGCGAGCAGTGAGCAGTGGCTGGCCGCCAAGACGCAGCGTGGTGAGCTGGCTGAGCGGGACATCTGCGAGCTCGAGCTCCGCGATTTTGTCGATTTCTGGACGAATCTCAGCGATTTTCTGGGTCAGCAGTAGGTCATGCACACTTCTAACGGTAGTCTGTATCCATGGCTAAGCGTAGCGAGAACACCGCAGTAATCAATTTTCCACCGGCAAAGGTCCTCGAGGCCTACTCCAACGCCGACTACTGGGCGTACAACGTGGCGAACTTCTCCACCGAACCAGGCGAAGTAAACCAGTTCACCAAGACTGATGACGGCGTTGAGGTTGTCCTTTACGAAGTCCTCCCGCAGGAACTCATGCCAGAGGCAGCCCGCGCCATGATCACCCAGGCTCTGAAGGTCAAGCGCACCATCACCCTGTCCTCCACCGGCGGCTCTTACAACGCTGATGTTAAGGGCACCCCGGTCGATTTCAAGGGCGACATCACCATCACCGGTGAGGACACCACCACCCTGGCTTATGCCAACGAAGTCACCGTCAACATCCCGTTCATGGGCCCAGCCATCGAGCCAAAGATCGCCGAGTTCTTGGGCGATTTCTTCAACAACGAGGCAGCCCTGACCGAAAAGTGGATCTCCGAAAACCTCTAAGCTTTACTCTTTTCCATGGCCGATCACGCACATAACCTGCGCTTTAGCGCGTCGCGTGGTCGGCCTATCGGCGTTATTACCCGCGGCACCACGAACGTAAATAGGCTGCGCCGCTGCGACAGGTGGCTGCGATACACCCCGCTCGTTGGGTCGGCGCTGTCTGGGCCAGAGCCACTCGCCCTGGATGTGGGCTACGGCGCCTCGCACACCACCACCGTCGAATGGGCGGGCTGGCTGCGACAAGTAAACCCGTCAGTCCAGGTCAAAGGCCTCGAGATCAATCCCGAGCGCGTCCTGCCGCCCCGTGATGGCGTCACCTTCGAACTTGGCGGCTTCGAGCTCGGCGGCTATACCCCTCATCTCGTCCGCGCGTTCAATGTGCTGCGCCAATACGACGTCTCCCAAGTGGAGGACGCCTGGGCCGAGGTGTGCTCCAGGCTGGCGCCGAATGGGTTGTTTGTCGAGGGAACCTGCGACGAACTGGGCAGGCGCTCCTGCTGGGTGTTGCTTTCCCCCTTGGGCCCGATGTCACTGACCCTCGCGTGGGACCCTTTCGACGTGGAAAAGCCCAGCGACTTGGCAGAACGCCTGCCCAAGAAGCTGATCCACCAGAACGTGCCGGGCACCCCGGTCTACTCTTTTCTGCGCTCCCTCGACGATGCGTGGGAACGCGCCGCCGGGTGGGCGACCTACGGGCCACGGGTCAGATGGCGGGAAGCCCGCTCGCTACTGGATATGCCCATGGAACCGATTCGTCGGCGAATCCGGGACAACGTAATTACGGTGCCCTGGGAGTATGTGGTGTAGGCAAACCTTGGCAAAGCCCGGCTACTTTTGCCACACTGGTTAACCGTGACTACTAAAATCTGGAAAGTCTTCATCAGCCTCGCGCTTGTCGCCGTCCTGCTCGTCATTGCAGCCGAGTTCGGTCTGCGTTGGATGATCAGTGACCAAATGAAGAAGGACTTCGCAGCTCAAGGCACCACGACTTCGGCCGAGCCAAGCATCTCCTTCGGGCCGACCCCGATTCTGCTCTCCCAGATCACGGGCATGATCCCGCAGGTTGATGTGGAAACGCCCTCCACGGTCCAGATTTCTGAAGGGTCGGACGGCGCTCCCCGCGTCGATGGCGCTCCTGCCACCAAAATTTCCATCGATAACCTCAACATCAAGGACAATGCCAACCCGACCGCAGGGCACCTGGAAGTAAATACCGAGTTGCCCGAGGACTTCCTGCTCGCGCAGGCGCAGGCATCGATGGCGGCGCAAACCGCAAAGCAGCAGGGCGGCGACTTCGCTTCCCAGTTGATTAGGGGTCTAGTGAAGATCACCAAGGTCGATGCCCTCGCTGCAGAGCAGGCCGTCAAGGTGGAATTTACGGATGGCGCTGCCACCCTCACCCTCCGCCCGACGCTGGAAAATGGCGCGCTGAAGTTCAAGGCCGAGGATGCCAGCCTGCTGGGTATGAACCTGCCGTCCCAGGTCACCGACACCCTCACCACCGCCATGGAAAAGCAGGCGACAGAATTATCCGGCCTGCTCAAGGTCGATCAACTGCAGGTGGAGGACACCAAGATTTCGCTCCGCCTTGTCGGCGATAATGTGCCTCTCAATGAGTTGCAAGGCACCGGCGAGCCACAGCGCCCGCGCAACTAAAGCACGACGATTCGGCTCGCGCCCGCCGCGAGACATTCTGCCGCCTGATCCGCAGAGCCGGTGGCTTTCACCGGTAGCACGCCTTTCAGCTGCTGCACTGCCTGCGCCGTCGTTCCTCCGGCCGGATGGAACCCGGTGGAGGTTTGCAGGAAATCCGCTCCGGCCCGGGCCGCGGTCTCCGCAGCAGCCTGAATCTGCCCGGTAGCAAAAGCAGCGGTCTCCAGGATCACCGTGAGCTTGATGTGCTCCGTGATTGCCTCCCGCACCGCCACGATCTCCCCCAGCAGCGCATTCATGTCGCCGCTCGCGATCGCACCGAGATTGGGCACCAGCGCAATCTCCACCGCTCCGTTTTGCACCGCAAAGCGCGCCTCCGTCGCCTTGATCAGCGGGTGGTGCGTGCCATGCGGGAAACCACACACACTGCCCACTCGCAGCTGCGTTTCCGGCAGCGCGGCCAGCAAGTGCGGAGCCACGCACACCGCGGGGACGCCCTGTTCTTCAGCTTCTTGCGCCCGCTTTACGACGTCCGCAGCCACCGCCAACGGGTCCAGCACCGCGTATTCCAATAGGGACGTTATCTCCTGGGTCATGCCTTCACTATAATGTTCCGCTATGACCCCAGTAGCGCTCCCTGAATCTGACGAACACCAATACATCCTGACCCTCAGTTGCCAGGACACCACTGGCATTGTGGCTCGCATCTCCGCGTTCATTGAGGAGATGGGTGGCTGGATCGTTGAGGCCGACTACTTCACCGATGCGCAGTCTGGTTGGTTCTTCACTCGGCAGGCGGTGCGAGCGTCGTCGATAAGCGTGTCCTTTGCGGAATTCAAGGCACGTTTTGAGGAGGTGGCGGATTCCATCGCCGCGAACGTGCAGTGGCGGTTGTACGACAATTCGCTGCGCAAGAAGGCTGTAATCCTGGTGTCGAAAGAAGGCCACTGCTTGCACGACCTCCTCGGTCGTGTGGCACAGAATGACTACCCGATGGATGTGGTCGCGGTGATCGGCAACCACGAGAACCTGCGTCCGATTGCCGAAGCGCACGGCATCGAGTACCACTATGTTCCGTTCCCGAAGGATGCAGTGGGCAAGCGCAAGTCTTTTGATGAGGTCGCCGAGCTCGTGAACGCGCACGAGCCAGATGCGATTGTCCTGGCGCGCTTCATGCAGATTCTGCCCGCCGATCTGTGTGAAATGTGGGCTGGCCGCGCGATCAATATCCACCACAGCTTCCTGCCGTCGTTCATGGGTGCCCGGCCATATCACCAGGCGTACCAGCGCGGTGTGAAGCTGATCGGCGCAACCTGTCACTACGCCACCTCTGATCTCGATGACGGCCCGATCATCGAGCAGGACGTCATCCGTATCTCGCACAAAGACACGCCAGCGGACATGCAGCGCAAGGGTCGCGACGCCGAACAACAGGTTCTTGCCCGCGGACTGCGCTTCCATCTGGAAGACCGCGTGCTTATCCACGGCAATCACACCGTGGTGTTGGTGTAGTTACCAGCTGGGTAACTACCAGCGGTAATTGCCCGCCAGAATGTCCTTGATCTGGGGACGCACGTCGAAGAAGTAGACGCCGATGGCAACGATGCCGATCCAGTCAAGCAGCGGGAAACGGAACATGATGGCGGCGGCGGAGCCTGCCAAGATCGCACACCACATCCACTTTTGCTGTCGGCCCGCGGCCTCGAAAGCGTCCTCGCGAGTGGTGGCCACTTGGGCCGCGCCGACAAGTCCACAGATGGCGATGAGAACATAGATCGTTGCCCGGATGATGCCAAGAACGAGTTCCGGAGTAACAACCATCGTTAAACTGTCCTTCTGTGTAGGTGTAGAAACGCTATTGACAGCTCATGGTAGCAGCTAGCTGCCAAAGAGCACCTGGGAGACCGTGTAAATGACGAGGCCTGCCAACGCACCCACAATCGTGCCGTTCAGACGGATGTACTGCAAGTCCTTGCCCACCATGAGCTCAATCTTGTCTGAAGCTTCATCCGCATCCCAACGCTCGACGGTCTCGGAAATGATTTCTGCCACGGCAGGAGCATAGTTGTCAGCCAAGAACCGGGTGGCTCCAGTGATGCGATGGTCCAGGGAGTCGCGCAGTTCGGAGTCGTCACGCAGGTTGCCGCCCCAGGTCACAGCTAGGTCTGCCACCTTGGTGCGCAGCAACGAATCTGGGTCTTCGGCAGCGGCGATGATGCCTTTAGACGTAGCGGCCCACAGTGTCGCCGGTGCCGCCTGAAGTGGCTCGGAGCCCAGCAAGTCCTGCTTCCACTCCTCCACTCGGCCCTTGAGTACCTTGTCATACTGGAGGTCATCTGCGAGTTGTTTGATGAAGCGACGAATCGCCTTGCGGGCCTCGTGGTCGGGGGTTGCTGCGACCGACGCAGTCCAGGAGACCAACTCGCGGTATACCTTGTCCCCCACCAAGTCTTGTACAAAGCGAGGCGCCCAGGTAGGCATGCGCTCGTCGATCACTTCGACCACGAGTGCCTCTGCGCCCAAAGCCTTCCGATGCATCCACTGAGCCACTTCTTCCACAAGAGGCTCGGTCTTGCCATCAGCGATGAGTTGCTCGAGGAGGCGCCCAATCGGCGGACCCCACTCCGGCTCTGCCGCCCTATCGATTAAGGCGCGCTGAATCAATTGCTCCGCGTCTGCGGGATCCATCGCACGCACCACATTGGCGGTCAGCCGACCAGTCTCTGCGGACACCTTCGTGGCATTCTCCGGCTCGACCAGCCAATTGGCCAATTTTTCCGGGATGCCAAATTCCCGCACCTTCTGCGTGATCAGTTCCGCATTGAGGAAGTTCTCGCTAATGAACTCGCTCATGGCCACGCCGACCTGGTCCTTCTTCCGCTTCACGATCGCCGTGTGCGGAATCTTGAGCCCCATCGGATGCTTGAACAAGGCGGTCACCGCGAACCAGTCAGCCAGACCACCAATCATTCCGGCTTCAGCGGCCGCGCGTACGTAGCCGATCCAGGCGTCGTCAAGCCCCAGCGTGGACTCCACATAGCGGCAGGTGAGAAAGATGACCGCCGCAACACCGAGCAGCGCTGTGGCGAAGAACTTGTGTCGCTTGAGGGCGACGCGGCGCTCCTGCTCATCGATAGGACTAGGCATAGACATAACAGCCATTATCGCTTATCGACGCCCACAGGCGCGCTACCCGCCGTATGTAGTCACCACTTGATACACCGACAGCAACGTAATCAAGGTGATGAGCAGGATAATTAGGTTTCTACTGTTCATAGGAACAACTGTAGCCCCACTGTGACAAATACAGCAGGGCTACAGAAAATCAGGCGTTACTAGTCGTTGCGACCGGTACGTGCCCGCCAAGCCTTGAGGTCCTTACGACCCGCAGCGATAGCACCGAAGCCGCCAAGCAGGAAAATGGTGCCGACGACGCCACCGATGATGGCGTACATGTCCCAGTTCTCCTGAGAGCCGACCGACTTCGCACCCATTGCGAAGATGAGGATACCGAAGCCTGCCAAGGAAGCCAGGACCATACCCATACCAATCCAGGTGGATGACTTCAGCAGCGACGAGTGCGGTGCCTCGTAGCTCACTGGGATGTAGCCGTCCACGTAGGTGGACTCAATGGTGCCCTCGTAAACAGGGAAGTCCTGGAGTTCTTTGCTGTCGTTCATTAGTGCTAGTCGCCTTTCATACAAGCTGCAATTACTTACAGCTTAGTTGTCCTTTGCGGAGAAGAAAGCACGAGCCCTCTCCTTGTTGATCGCAGCAACTGCGGTCAGTGGGATACCTGCAGGGCAGACATCGGCACATTCACCGTAGAGGGAACATGGACCGAAGGTGGTTTCAACCTGGTCGACCATCTGGCGAGCACGCTTGCCACGCTCATCCTTGCCCATTGGCATGAGGGAGAGGTGAACCAGCTTGGCGCCGGTGAACAGGTGAGCCGCACCGTTAGGGCAGGCAGCGACACATGCGCCACAACCAATGCAAGCAGCGTGGTCAAGAGCCAGCTCTGCAGTCTGGTGGTTCATGTGCAGGGTGTCTGCATCTGGAGCAGTACCAGCATCGACGGAGACGTAGCCACCCTGCTGCATAACGCGGTCCAGAGCGGAACGGTCAACGATCATGTCCTTGATCACAGGGAAGGCGGCAGAGCGCAGTGGCTCGATCTTGAGGGTTTCGCCATCCTTGTAGTTGTACATGCGCTGCTGGCAGGCAGGCTTGTTCTTGTCTGCACCGTGTGGACGACCGTTTACGTTCAGGCCACAGGTACCACAGATGCCTTCGCGGCAGTCAGAAGCGAACGCGAATGGCTCCTTGCCAGCCTCGATCATGCCTTCGTTGACGTGGTCAAGAAGCTCGAGGATGGACATCTGCTCGACTGCGTCAGGGACCTGGACAGTCTCGAAGTGACCTTCGGTGTTTGGTCCAGCCTGACGCCAAATTTCAAGAGTCAGTTTCATTACTTGTAATTCCTTGTCATCAGCGGGACGGCTTCGAAGTAGAGCGGCTCAGCGTGGCGAACGAACTTGTCTTCGCCGGCTGGTTCCCAAGCGGAAACGAAGCACCAGTTGGCGTCATCGCGCTCTGCTTCGCCTTCTTCAGAAAGGTGGTCATCACGGAAGTGAGCGCCACAAGACTCGTCGCGATCGAGAGCGTCGACGCACATGAGCTCACCGAGGTCGATGTAGTCAGCAACGCGGTTAGCGTACTCCAGAACCTGGTTCATCTCCGCTGGGTTACCGGTGATGCGCAGGTTGGACCAGAATTCCTTGCGCAGCTTGCGAATGTCTTCGATGCCCTTCTTCAGGTCCTCGACGTTACGAGAAACGCCACAGGAGAAGTAGAGGATATCGCCGAGCTGGCGGTGGAAGAACTCTGGGCCGTGCTCACCATTGATGCTCATCAGCTTGTCGATGCGAGCCTGAGCCTCCTGCAGAGCCTTAACTGCTGCTGGGCTGTCCTCGGCGAGACGTGGCTCGTTGAGGTGCTTAGCCAAGTAGTTAGGCACGGAGAATGGCAAGGTGAACCAGCCATCGACAGATGCGGACAGCAGGGAGTTTGCACCCAGACGGTTTGCGCCGTGGTAGGTCCAAGAGCACTCGCCGGCTGCGAACAGGCCAGGGATGGAGGTCATCTCGTCGAAGTCGGTCCACAGGCCACCCATGGTGAAGTGGCAAGTAGGAGCGATACGCATTGGCTCCTTGTATGGGTTCTCACCAATGGCATCTTCGTACATTTCGAAGAGGTTGGAGTAACGCTCGCGGATGACGTCCTCACCGAGGCGCTGGATAGCGTCACGGAAGTCCAGGTACACGGAGTTGTGCAGTGGGCCAACACCGAGACCGGCGTTGATCTGCTGGGAAATACCGCGGGAAGCAACGTCGCGAGGCACGAGGTTACCGAATGCAGGGTAACGACGCTCCAGGAAGTAGTCGCGCTCTTCCTCAGGGATGTCGTTGCCTGGACGGTCGTCCTTTGGCTTGAGTGGGGACCAGATGCGGCCGTCGTTACGCAGGGACTCAGACATCAGAATCGTCTTCGACTGCCATTCAGCGTTCACCGGCAGGCCGGTTGGGTGGAACTGAATGAAGGAAGGCGAAGCGAGGTAAGCACCGCGCTCGTACGCACGCATAATGGCGGAAGCGTTGGAGTTCTTAGCCAGCGTGGACATGTAGTACACGTTGCCGTAGCCACCGGTAGCCAGGATCACAGCGTGGCCAGTGTGGGCCGTGAGCTCGCCAGTGATCAGGTTACGCATGATGACACCCTGGCAGATCTTCTCGCCATTAACTTCGTTGATGATCAGGTCGACCATCTCGTTGTGGGTGAAGATTTCCACGGTCTTCTTGTGGATCTGACGCTGCAGAGCTGCGGCACAAGACAGCTGCAGCTGCTGGCCGGTTTGGCCACGCGTGTAGTAGGTGCGGGAAACCTGTACACCACCGAAGGAACGGGTAGCCAGAGCGCCACCGTACTCGCGAGCGAAAGGAGCGCCGATAGCGTTCATGTGGTCGATGACGCGAACGGATTCGACAGCCAGACGCCAACAGTCAGCTTCGCGGGAGCGGTAGTCGCCACCCTTGACGGTGTCCTTAACGTGGCGGTATGCGCCATCGTTGTCGACCTTCTTGCCTCGAGCGGAGTTAACGCCACCCTGCGCAGCAATGGAGTGCGCGCGACGTGGTGCATCGTGGTAGGTGAATGCCTTG
It encodes the following:
- the mshA gene encoding D-inositol-3-phosphate glycosyltransferase; amino-acid sequence: MRIAMISMHTSPLQQPGQGDAGGMNVYILNSARELAKQGIDVDVYTRATRPSQGEVVQVAEHLRVINIVAGPYEGLSKEELPTQLAAFAGGILVFTRCHDLTYDLVHSHYWLSGQVGWLLRDVWRVPLVHTSHTLAAVKNAHRTAHDTVESEARRICEQQIADNADCLVVNTPEESKDLAMHYDTEEDKVAVVAPGVDIELFNPGNDRATERSRRYLGIPLHTKVIAFVGRLQVFKGPDVLIQAVAELVRRDPNRDFSVVICGGPSGNATHSTTYQDLAAALGVSRFIRFLPPRPPEELVSVYRAADVIAMPSYNESFGLVAMEAQATGTPVVAARVGGLPMAVAEGETGVLVDGHDPADWADALAALLDDDDTRIRMAEEAVEHASQFSWTTTAERLASVYNDVLTESVGGCFDRQPEGLR
- a CDS encoding long-chain-fatty-acid--CoA ligase codes for the protein MSALQSETWLKYFPEWVPHRLDYADTTILDCYDNNLAKNPDKTATNFFGRTQTYAEVDRQVRRAAAGLKAFGVRPGDRVAILLPNCPQHLIAFYAVVKLGAIVVEHNPLYTAHELEHPFQDHGARIAICWDKAAGMLEQLRSSTPLETIISVDMTQAMPAVQRAALKLPVPKLRKLRNKITAEAPNTVPWEALVGSAIGGDGNDIVSPADITTESIALILYTSGTTGAPKGAQLSHGNLMANVIQGKYWVPNLGEQKEVFLAALPFFHAYGMTFLVLEGVYVGAEIVMLPSPDMKLIMKVMKKYQPTWIPGVPTLYEKIIEAALEHNVDISCVRAAFSGASSLPVSTVEKWETLTGGRLVEGYGLTECSPIVTGNPMTANRRPGYIGVPFPDTLVRIANPDNLDDTMPDGTEGEVLVKGPQVFHGYLNQPEATAESFHDGWYRTGDVGVMEEDGFVRLVARIKEIIITGGFNVYPGEVEEVLLEHPDVEQCAVVGMPRDDGSETVCAAITLAEGAAMDPEGLKEYCRQQLTRYKVPRAFYHFEELPADQLGKIRRREVQEQLIARYRS
- a CDS encoding long-chain-fatty-acid--CoA ligase, which codes for MSAYETKAWLDLYADWTPHTLEYGEGTLLDAYDATVKEHADRVATNFFGRTQTYAELDRTVRRAAAGLKAFGVRPGDRVAILLPNCPQHVAAFFAVLKLGATVVEHNPLYTSHELEHPFHDHGARIAICWDKAAPTLEKLRNSTSLETIVSVNMIEAMPSAQRFALRLPVPQLRKMRDKLSGDAPNAVPWELLIGDAIGGSGATLDAPQETTKDSIALILYTSGTTGTPKGAQLSHGNLMANVAQSMAWVPGLGDSKERFLACLPMFHAYGLTTNVLIGISCGAELMLLPAPDMKLIMKIMRKDTPTFLPGVPTLYEKIAEAAEDANVDITGVRNSFSGASALPAAIVERWENLTGGRLVEGYGLTECSPIVVGNPMDGGRRPGYIGLPFPDTIVRIANPDNLDETLPDGKEGEVLLKGPQVFQGYLNQPAATAESFHDGWYRTGDVGFMEPDGFIKLVARIKEVIITGGFNVYPVEVEDVLKGHPDVLACAVVGLPRPDGSENVCAAVTLVEGAAMDPEGLKSYCREQLTRYKVPRTFYHFEALPQDQMGKIRRREVREQLIERYVK
- a CDS encoding UDP-N-acetylmuramate dehydrogenase, whose amino-acid sequence is MHDLLLTQKIAEIRPEIDKIAELELADVPLSQLTTLRLGGQPLLTARCMSQAAAIKLVTLLDAHSVPLLVVGGGSNLVVADGDLDIVAVVLDFDAISINPGTGLLRAEAGAEWDDVVALSLDAGLGGIECLSGIPGSAGAVPVQNVGAYGAEISSVLTQVRILDRATGDVSWQPATSLELAYRYSNLKFTARAVVLAIELQLTLDGLSAPLRFGELARRLGATEPGERRPAGEVREKVLELRRGKGMVLDPEDHDTWSAGSFFTNPTVDNRVADYVRRVTGEDNMPCYPVAGTDQSKLSAAWLIERAGFPKGYPGKGRATLSTKHTLALTNRGEATTDDLVALARDVVAGVDDKFGVQLVPEPVWVGVEL